The Chrysemys picta bellii isolate R12L10 chromosome 12, ASM1138683v2, whole genome shotgun sequence genome has a segment encoding these proteins:
- the LOC101938261 gene encoding zinc finger protein OZF-like — protein sequence MVSENKEGNPQQEGPEHVEPGEMISGRSEEDVSQCAEQGEARESQCKPERQQRNHARENQCKSTHRSRVVKKIKETVQQRIPSGDRPHTCSFCGKSFCWRSAFISHQRTHTGNRPYKCNECGRSFSQSSTLTIHQRIHTGERPYRCNECGKSFSRRGNLLAHQRIHTGERLYSCNECGKSFSQNAYLLSHQRTHMKEKPYICNECGKSFSHSSQLLLHQRIHTGERPYICNECGKSFSLSSHLLSHQRIHTGERPNRCNECGKSFSRHGNLLLHQRTHTGERPFKCPTCGESFVQLLKLVRHQRIHTGEKPYKCNECGKNFGDRSHFNKHQRVHTGEKPFKCSECGKSFGSSSDLIIHQRIHTGEKPYKCIECGRSFGRSSDLTRHQRKHTGEKPYKCPNCGKSFSDSSALTKHRRIHRGERPYRCKECGKSFRHISNLLLHHRTHTGERPYNCPDCGKGFSQSSNVITHQRIHTGEKPFKCPECGKNFSTRSALTAHQRIHSRVRPLSMS from the coding sequence ATGGTGAGTGAGAACAAGGAGGGGAATCCTCAACAGGAAGGTCCTGAGCATGTGGAACCAGGTGAGATGATATCGGGAAGATCTGAAGAGGATGTTTCTCAGTGTGCTGAGCAGGGAGAAGCCCGTGAAAGTCAGTGCAAGCCAGAGAGGCAGCAGAGAAACCATGCAAGGGAGAACCAGTGTAAATCTACTCACAGGAGCCGAGTGGTCAAGAAAATCAAAGAAACTGTTCAACAGAGAATCCCCAGTGGAGATAGACCCCATACATGCAGtttctgtgggaaaagcttctgcTGGAGATCAGCCTTTATTAGTcaccagagaacccacacaggaaACAGACCCTACAAATGCAACGAGTGTGGGAGAAGCTTTAGTCAGAGCTCAACTCTCACTattcaccagagaatccacactgggGAGAGACCCTATAGATGCaacgagtgtgggaaaagctttagtCGGCGTGGAAACCTTTtagcacatcagagaatccacacaggggagagactcTACAGCTGcaatgagtgtgggaaaagctttagtCAGAATGCATACCTTCTAtcacatcagagaacccacatGAAGGAGAAACCCTACATATGCAAtgaatgtgggaaaagctttagTCATAGCTCACAGCTTCTATtgcaccagagaatccacacgggggagAGACCCTACATATGCAAtgaatgtgggaaaagctttagTCTGAGCTCACACCTTCTAtcacaccagagaatccacacgggggagAGACCCAACAGATGCaacgagtgtgggaaaagctttagtCGGCATGGAAACCTTCTCTTACATCAGAGAACTCACACGGGGGAGAGACCTTTCAAATGCCCAACATGTGGGGAAAGCTTTGTTCAGCTTTTGAAACTTGTTagacaccagagaatccacactggagagaaaccctataagtgTAATGAGTGCGGGAAAAACTTCGGTGACAGATCACACTTTAATAAACATCAGAgagtccacacaggagaaaaaccCTTTaagtgctctgagtgtgggaaaagctttggTTCAAGCTCAGATCTTATTATACACCAGAGAattcacacaggggagaaaccctataaatgcatTGAGTGTGGGAGAAGCTTTGGTCGAAGCTCAGACCTCACTAgacatcagagaaaacacacaggagagaagccctacaaATGCCccaactgtgggaaaagcttcagtgacaGCTCTGCCCTCACTAAACACCGGAGAATCCACAGAGGGGAGAGACCCTACAGATGCaaggagtgtgggaaaagctttcgTCACATCTCAAACCTTCTATTACATCacagaacccacacaggagaaagaccctataATTGTCCTGACTGTGGGAAAGGCTTCAGTCAAAGCTCAAATGTTATTACTCACCAGAGAAtacacacaggggagaaaccctttAAATGCCCCGaatgtgggaaaaacttcagtaCACGTTCAGCCCTTactgcacatcagagaatccatagCAGAGTGAGACCCTTATCAATGtcttga